In Phragmites australis chromosome 24, lpPhrAust1.1, whole genome shotgun sequence, the following are encoded in one genomic region:
- the LOC133907134 gene encoding pentatricopeptide repeat-containing protein At1g03100, mitochondrial: protein MLHVGRICTRSCSSLAVSSLLVGPRRLFGLDNPHCLDGKCHGTNRTSNNYTKYFEPRLNIGSCGTCFSTITETILVQARDPSQLALEIENAIDQQRFDDAWKAYEKHVHMDGLPRKSVLSKLITGLAETCDAHWLNQSYNVVSHAFEEKYELLDKEPLIYLSLILARCALPSLAINVVRKLIKMEAYPPVAAWSAIVAHMCQTNTGAFLAADLVMEIGYLFQNNRVDPRKKSNRPLLSMKPNSFTFNIVLTASLLFGTTRKAEELLELMPRIGVKPEANLLIVMARIYEKNGRRDEIQKLKRHVDEACGLSESEFRQFYDCLLSCHLKFGDLDSAVDMVLDMLRKGKNAKRSLEAAKAVLEAVENRKIYLPSEKTGNEISLSSGDSISNSQMLNYIPFFKDKSFARIELGARELFKLLSDKLQEQVGLVKSEHGILHPTETMYAKLVKAFLEADKISALALFLVKASKEDSAVSIESSFVVQVINACICLGLLEQAHDLLDEMRFSGIRVGSSIYSSLLKAYCKEGQHEDDISALLKDAQQAGIQLEASCYEELIQSRARHSNTTGALHLFKELKNSNVSKSGQKDFQMLLQDCDNNEAALTARLVEEVRRGHMVDHAVHDWNNVIHFFCKKRLMHDALRALNKMRALGHVPNAQTFHSLITAYAAIGGKYVEVTDLWGEMKLLANSSSMKFDQELLDSLLYCFVRGGFFLRAMEVIVMMEKGDMLIDKYKYKSLWLKYHRTLYKGKAPKVQTEAQLKRREAAIHFKKWIGLT from the coding sequence ATGCTTCATGTTGGAAGAATTTGTACAAGATCTTGCTCAAGCCTTGCTGTATCTTCATTACTTGTGGGCCCGCGGCGTTTGTTTGGTCTTGACAACCCACATTGTTTGGACGGTAAATGTCATGGGACTAACCGTACGAGCAATAATTATACTAAATACTTCGAACCAAGGTTAAATATTGGAAGTTGTGGCACGTGCTTTTCCACTATTACTGAAACAATTCTGGTCCAAGCTCGTGACCCGTCCCAGCTAGCGTTGGAGATAGAGAATGCAATTGATCAGCAGAGGTTTGATGATGCATGGAAGGCTTATGAGAAGCATGTTCACATGGATGGACTTCCAAGAAAGTCCGTCTTGAGCAAGCTCATCACTGGCTTGGCAGAGACCTGTGATGCTCACTGGCTTAACCAGTCCTACAATGTGGTCAGTCATGCATTTGAAGAGAAATATGAATTGTTGGACAAGGAGCCCCTGATTTACCTATCTCTCATTCTTGCACGATGCGCTCTGCCTAGTCTTGCTATTAATGTTGTGAGGAAGTTAATAAAGATGGAGGCATACCCACCTGTTGCAGCATGGTCAGCAATTGTAGCGCATATGTGTCAAACCAACACTGGTGCATTTCTTGCTGCAGACCTGGTAATGGAAATTGGTTACCTTTTCCAGAATAATAGAGTTGATCCACGAAAGAAGAGCAACCGTCCATTGCTATCAATGAAGCCCAATTCATTTACATTCAACATAGTACTGACTGCATCCCTCCTGTTTGGTACTACAAGAAAAGCGGAGGAGCTTCTCGAACTAATGCCTAGGATAGGGGTCAAGCCTGAAGCCAACTTGTTGATTGTTATGGCCCgtatatatgaaaaaaatggGCGCAGAGATGAAATTCAGAAGTTAAAGAGGCATGTTGATGAGGCCTGTGGTCTTAGTGAATCTGAGTTCAGGCAGTTTTACGATTGCCTGCTCTCCTGTCATTTGAAATTTGGTGATTTGGATTCTGCAGTTGATATGGTATTGGATATGCTTAGAAAGGGTAAAAATGCAAAGCGGTCATTGGAAGCAGCTAAAGCAGTTCTTGAAGCTGTTGAAAATAGGAAAATTTATCTTCCTTCTGAGAAAACTGGGAATGAAATTTCACTTTCTTCTGGTGATTCTATATCTAACAGCCAAATGCTAAATTATATTCCATTCTTCAAAGataagagttttgcaaggattGAATTAGGGGCAAGAGAATTATTCAAGCTATTAtcagataagctgcaggaacaGGTTGGACTAGTGAAATCTGAACATGGTATCCTCCATCCAACTGAAACAATGTATGCCAAGCTTGTTAAAGCTTTCTTGGAAGCAGATAAAATCAGCGCATTGGCATTGTTTCTTGTGAAAGCAAGCAAAGAGGATTCTGCTGTCTCCATTGAAAGCTCCTTTGTTGTTCAAGTGATAAATGCATGCATTTGTCTTGGTTTATTAGAGCAAGCACATGACCTTCTGGATGAAATGAGATTTTCTGGAATTAGAGTTGGTTCATCCATTTATTCGTCACTCCTAAAAGCCTATTGCAAAGAGGGCCAACATGAAGATGATATATCTGCACTTTTGAAGGATGCTCAACAAGCAGGCATTCAGCTTGAGGCAAGCTGCTATGAGGAGTTGATACAATCTAGGGCACGCCACAGTAACACCACAGGTGCTCTCCATCTTTTTAAAGAGTTGAAGAACTCGAATGTTTCGAAATCTGGTCAAAAAGATTTTCAGATGCTATTGCAAGACTGTGATAACAATGAAGCTGCTTTGACGGCAAGGCTAGTGGAGGAAGTTAGAAGAGGTCATATGGTTGATCACGCTGTTCATGACTGGAATAATGTTATCCATTTCTTctgcaagaagagattgatgCATGATGCTCTCAGAGCACTGAACAAGATGCGAGCTTTGGGCCATGTGCCAAATGCACAAACTTTTCATTCTTTAATAACTGCTTATGCTGCCATTGGTGGTAAATATGTGGAGGTGACAGATTTGTGGGGTGAAATGAAACTTCTGGCCAACTCAAGCTCTATGAAATTTGATCAGGAGCTCTTGGACTCTCTGTTATATTGCTTTGTCAGAGGTGGTTTCTTCCTTCGGGCCATGGAAGTTATAGTAATGATGGAGAAAGGCGACATGCTTATAGACAAATACAAGTACAAGTCCCTGTGGCTTAAATACCATAGAACATTGTACAAAGGTAAGGCTCCCAAGGTGCAAACAGAAGCACAACTAAAACGGAGAGAAGCGGCAATACATTTCAAGAAATGGATTGGCTTGACATGA